A single region of the Brassica rapa cultivar Chiifu-401-42 chromosome A03, CAAS_Brap_v3.01, whole genome shotgun sequence genome encodes:
- the LOC103859948 gene encoding uncharacterized protein LOC103859948 isoform X2, with translation MDKAWVWLPRNSLEYEQGATEFVFSSSRQLGDLVEMFCPCVDCRNVCHQSRETVFEHLVIRGMDQKYKRCKYWSKHGDIRPDKTADVQTSENEAYELMRTAFIASDGKTPFEKQNSEDFDGIERPEEDEFRKKLDDAETPLYPTCQKYTKVAAIMGLYRIKVKSGMSESYFDQLMTLVHDMLPPDNVLPKSTAEMKKFLKVFGFGYDVIHACKNDCILYRKQYAELVCCPRCSESRWERDKHTGEEKKGVPCKVLRYFPIKERFKRMFRSKRLAEDLCWHFNNATEDGSMRHPVDSLTWVQANDKWPEFAAEARNLRLGLSTDGMNPFSIQNTKYSTWPVLLVNYNMAPTQCMKAENIMLTMLIPGPTAPSNNIDVYLQPLIEDLKDLWTEGIEVYDAFKKESFNLRAMLLWSITDYPALGTLAGCKVKGKQACIVCGKETPHRWLKFSRKHVYMGNRKRLMPGHPYRRRKGWFDNTVESGVSKRIQSGKEIFDSLRGFRNDFGRPLAKKGKRKRAEAEDDDDEAATAEEIEEDDDLWRWKKKSIFFDLPYWKEMPVRHNIDVMHVEKNVSDALLSIIMNNAKSKDGLKARKDLEDMGIRSNLHPEKRGKRTYLPPAAFWLSKEEKKKFCRRLSKFRGPDGYCANISNCVSLDPPNIGSMKSHDHHVLLQNLFPVALRGLLPKGPRIAVNRICNYFNRLCQRVIDPEKLLTLESEIVETMCQLERFFPPSLFDIMFHLPLHLAKEARLGGPVHFRWMYPFERYMKTLKAYVKNFARPEACMAEGYLSSECIAFCMEFLRKSVPVQEAINRNEDIEAIQNVLEGRPLQKATEVTLTETTKDALWEEIQGRFNLTEEWQKDAVFKQMGCLWRASKSRLTSIVRSIKNKAQIQKMKPSNIQSSSAWNSWVKARCTKDFKVQSDKYRRLRKIQIPHTTSRKGMSRLAHEMKRNSDDPKKVTRTKVWVAGHTYSDGRPVNEAHAETIEKIKTIDSEIDSNSSDNIGEDAVSQVLGKERPGRVRGMGRGATITKMAYLQARDKHVQKLEATQAELITKLEKLQNVVIDLAGKKTHKDDVSSSERSDGSKRGIRCQILDWISTDDVVVGEGEYYSSEPTYKIGRIPLGPNAAAVIVNSVAVEDACVWRPTTSIGTLAEAVGVKIAWPSDKLILDDVIDFSKHANTVGSETMDASVGRVQIFDYWNVEDELIAEGVLVSTEPNQLVNDIPLGPNAAVIKVEVVVKDSAFLWRPAPGMSNMGDALHQIIAWPIDRARLSDTTAESTKKPNVSTSNSTGSSNKVGRQKCALLDCHNSGQTVAWGRVFSTDPADKVHFIPLGPNASKVMVEVSKMDDARVWRPNSEIEVIGDAVGSTVAWPTDKVVFI, from the exons ATGGATAAAGCTTGGGTCTGGTTACCAAG GAATAGTCTCGAGTATGAGCAAGGTGCAACTGAGTTTGTTTTTTCGTCATCAAGACAATTGGGTGATCTAGTTGAAATGTTCTGCCCTTGCGTTGATTGCCGCAATGTCTGCCATCAATCAAGAGAGACAGTTTTTGAGCATCTCGTCATCAGAGGGATGGATCAGAAGTACAAGAGATGTAAATATTGGAGTAAGCACGGGGATATAAGGCCAGATAAGACAGCTGATGTTCAGACGTCTGAAAATGAGGCTTATGAGTTGATGAGGACAGCTTTTATAGCGAGCGATGGCAAGACACCATTTGAGAAGCAGAATTCAGAGGATTTTGATGGTATTGAGAGGCCAGAAGAGGACGAGTTTAGGAAGAAGTTAGATGATGCCGAGACTCCACTGTACCCGACATGTCAGAAATACACCAAGGTTGCTGCTATCATGGGTCTTTACCGTATAAAAGTCAAGAGTGGGATGTCAGAGAGCTATTTCGACCAGCTAATGACATTAGTTCATGACATGCTACCTCCAGATAATGTTCTGCCTAAGTCTACGGCTGAGATGAAGAAGTTCTTAAAGGTGTTTGGTTTTGGTTATGATGTCATCCACGCCTGCAAAAATGATTGTATCCTTTATAGGAAACAGTATGCGGAGTTAGTTTGCTGTCCAAGATGTAGTGAATCAAGATGGGAAAGAGATAAGCACACTGGTGAGGAGAAGAAAGGAGTTCCATGTAAGGTGCTTAGGTATTTTCCCATaaaagagagattcaagaggATGTTTAGATCGAAACGGTTGGCTGAGGATTTGTGTTGGCACTTCAACAATGCAACTGAAGATGGATCTATGCGGCATCCTGTGGATTCTTTGACTTGGGTTCAGGCAAACGATAAGTGGCCGGAATTTGCTGCTGAAGCAAGAAACCTGAGACTAGGTCTTTCTACTGACGGGATGAATCCATTCTCGATCCAAAACACCAAGTACAGCACGTGGCCGGTTCTCCTTGTTAACTACAATATGGCGCCAACTCAGTGCATGAAAGCGGAGAACATTATGTTGACGATGTTGATACCTGGACCAACAGCACCTAGCAACAACATTGACGTGTATCTACAGCCCCTGATAGAGGACCTCAAGGACTTGTGGACCGAAGGTATTGAAGTTTATGATGCCTTTAAGAAGGAGAGTTTTAATTTAAGAGCTATGCTGCTGTGGAGTATCACAGACTACCCAGCTTTAGGGACATTAGCTGGATGCAAAGTTAAGGGGAAGCAAGCGTGTATTGTATGTGGGAAGGAGACACCGCATAGATGGCTTAAGTTTAGTAGGAAACATGTATATATGGGCAACAGGAAGCGACTGATGCCTGGTCATCCCTACAGACGTAGAAAGGGTTGGTTTGACAACACAGTGGAGTCTGGTGTTTCAAAGAGGATTCAGAGTGGGAAAGAAATATTTGACAGCCTTAGAGGATTTAGAAATGATTTTGGAAGACCATTAGCTAAAAAGGGGAAGCGTAAAAGGGCTGAAGCAGAAGATGACGATGATGAAGCTGCAACAGCTGAAGAAatcgaagaagatgatgatttaTGGAGGTGGAAAAAAAAGTCTATCTTCTTTGACTTACCATATTGGAAG GAAATGCCTGTCAGGCATAACATAGATGTTATGCACGTCGAGAAGAACGTCTCAGACGCACTACTATctattattatgaataatgCAAAATCAAAGGATGGGTTGAAAGCAAGAAAAGATTTAGAAGACATGGGAATCAGGAGCAACTTACATCCAGAGAAGCGTGGGAAGAGAACTTATTTGCCTCCAGCTGCATTCTGGCTTTCCaaggaagagaaaaaaaaattctgtagACGGCTATCCAAGTTTAGAGGCCCCGATGGATATTGTGCAAATATATCCAATTGTGTCTCGTTGGATCCTCCCAATATCGGCAGCATGAAGTCACATGACCATCACGTTCTTTTGCAGAACCTTTTTCCTGTGGCATTGAGAGGTTTATTGCCTAAAGGACCTCGGATAGCTGTCAATCGTATCTGCAACTACTTCAACAGACTTTGCCAACGAGTTATTGATCCAGAGAAGCTACTGACTCTAGAATCTGAGATTGTAGAAACAATGTGCCAGTTGGAGAGATTTTTTCCACCATCACTCTTCGACATTATGTTTCACCTTCCTCTCCATCTAGCTAAAGAAGCACGCTTGGGTGGCCCTGTGCACTTCAGATGGATGTATCCGTTCGagag ATATATGAAGACTCTAAAAGCTTATGTCAAGAATTTTGCACGACCCGAAGCTTGTATGGCTGAGGGATATTTGTCTAGTGAATGCATTGCGTTTTGTATGGAGTTCCTTCGAAAATCTGTTCCAGTCCAAGAAGCAATTAATAGAAATGAAGATATTGAGGCAATTCAGAATGTCCTTGAAGGAAGACCATTACAGAAAGCTACAGAAGTAACCCTCACAG AAACAACAAAAGACGCTTTATGGGAAGAGATTCAG GGGAGGTTCAACTTGACAGAGGAATGGCAAAAAGATGCAGTCTTTAAGCAGATGGGTTGCTTGTGGAGGGCCTCGAAATCTAGGCTGACTTCTATAGTCCGTTCTATTAAAAACAAGGCTCAGATACAGAAAATGAAGCCTAGCAACATCCAATCTTCTTCTGCTTGGAACAGTTGGGTGAAAGCTAGGTGCACCAAAGATTTTAAG GTACAAAGTGATAAATACAGGAGACTTAGGAAGATTCAAATTCCGCACACAACAAGCCGAAAAGGCATGAGTCGCCTAGCTCATGAGATG AAAAGAAACAGCGATGATCCTAAGAAAGTTACTAGAACTAAGGTTTGGGTAGCAGGACATACGTATTCAGATGGGAGACCCGTGAATGAAGCACACGCTGAAACTATT GAAAAGATTAAGACAATTGACAGTGAAATAGATTCTAACTCCTCGGATAACATTGGTGAAGATGCTGTGAGTCAAGTTCTCGGAAAAGAGAGACCAGGAAGAGTTAGGGGGATGGGCAGAGGAGCCACTATTACGAAGATGGCTTACTTACAAGCTAGAGACAAACATGTCCAGAAGCTTGAAGCTACTCAAGCGGAATTAATTACCAAGCTTGAAAAGTTGCAAAATGTTGTTATTGACTTAGCTGGCAAAAAG aCACATAAAGATGATGTTTCTAGTTCTGAAAGAAGCGATGGTAGCAAGAGAGGAATAAGGTGCCAGATACTGGATTGGATTTCGACTGATGATGTGGTTGTAGGTGAAGGAGAATACTACTCAAGTGAACCCACATATAAGATTGGTCGAATTCCTCTGGGTCCTAATGCGGCCGCTGTAATTGTCAACTCTGTAGCAGTCGAAGATGCATGTGTCTGGAGACCAACTACAAGTATTGGAACACTTGCTGAAGCTGTAGGAGTTAAAATTGCATGGCCATCCGACAAGTTAATATTGGACGATGTTATTGACTTCTCAAAACATGCTAACACTGTCGGGTCAGAG ACTATGGATGCATCAGTAGGAAGGGTACAAATATTTGATTATTGGAATGTAGAAGATGAGTTGATTGCTGAGGGTGTACTGGTGTCAACTGAACCTAACCAATTGGTGAACGATATTCCGCTTGGACCGAATGCTGCAGTTATAAAAGTTGAAGTAGTTGTTAAAGATTCTGCTTTCTTATGGAGACCAGCGCCTGGAATGTCAAACATGGGTGATGCACTACATCAGATCATTGCTTGGCCAATTGATAGGGCACGACTATCTGATACAACTGCTGAATCAACCAAGAAACCTAACGTG AGTACTAGTAACAGCACTGGTAGTAGCAACAAAGTTGGTAGACAGAAGTGTGCTCTCTTGGACTGTCATAACTCTGGACAGACAGTAGCTTGGGGTCGTGTGTTTTCAACAGATCCAGCAGACAAGGTTCATTTCATCCCTTTAGGTCCCAATGCTTCTAAGGTCATGGTAGAGGTTTCCAAGATGGATGATGCACGAGTGTGGAGACCAAACTCTGAAATTGAAGTCATAGGTGATGCAGTAGGGAGCACAGTGGCGTGGCCTACTGATAAGGTTGTTTTCATATGA
- the LOC103859948 gene encoding uncharacterized protein LOC103859948 isoform X1 has product MDKAWVWLPRYKCYCVLLIFFFISFTKLCFLINFHLCASDRNSLEYEQGATEFVFSSSRQLGDLVEMFCPCVDCRNVCHQSRETVFEHLVIRGMDQKYKRCKYWSKHGDIRPDKTADVQTSENEAYELMRTAFIASDGKTPFEKQNSEDFDGIERPEEDEFRKKLDDAETPLYPTCQKYTKVAAIMGLYRIKVKSGMSESYFDQLMTLVHDMLPPDNVLPKSTAEMKKFLKVFGFGYDVIHACKNDCILYRKQYAELVCCPRCSESRWERDKHTGEEKKGVPCKVLRYFPIKERFKRMFRSKRLAEDLCWHFNNATEDGSMRHPVDSLTWVQANDKWPEFAAEARNLRLGLSTDGMNPFSIQNTKYSTWPVLLVNYNMAPTQCMKAENIMLTMLIPGPTAPSNNIDVYLQPLIEDLKDLWTEGIEVYDAFKKESFNLRAMLLWSITDYPALGTLAGCKVKGKQACIVCGKETPHRWLKFSRKHVYMGNRKRLMPGHPYRRRKGWFDNTVESGVSKRIQSGKEIFDSLRGFRNDFGRPLAKKGKRKRAEAEDDDDEAATAEEIEEDDDLWRWKKKSIFFDLPYWKEMPVRHNIDVMHVEKNVSDALLSIIMNNAKSKDGLKARKDLEDMGIRSNLHPEKRGKRTYLPPAAFWLSKEEKKKFCRRLSKFRGPDGYCANISNCVSLDPPNIGSMKSHDHHVLLQNLFPVALRGLLPKGPRIAVNRICNYFNRLCQRVIDPEKLLTLESEIVETMCQLERFFPPSLFDIMFHLPLHLAKEARLGGPVHFRWMYPFERYMKTLKAYVKNFARPEACMAEGYLSSECIAFCMEFLRKSVPVQEAINRNEDIEAIQNVLEGRPLQKATEVTLTETTKDALWEEIQGRFNLTEEWQKDAVFKQMGCLWRASKSRLTSIVRSIKNKAQIQKMKPSNIQSSSAWNSWVKARCTKDFKVQSDKYRRLRKIQIPHTTSRKGMSRLAHEMKRNSDDPKKVTRTKVWVAGHTYSDGRPVNEAHAETIEKIKTIDSEIDSNSSDNIGEDAVSQVLGKERPGRVRGMGRGATITKMAYLQARDKHVQKLEATQAELITKLEKLQNVVIDLAGKKTHKDDVSSSERSDGSKRGIRCQILDWISTDDVVVGEGEYYSSEPTYKIGRIPLGPNAAAVIVNSVAVEDACVWRPTTSIGTLAEAVGVKIAWPSDKLILDDVIDFSKHANTVGSETMDASVGRVQIFDYWNVEDELIAEGVLVSTEPNQLVNDIPLGPNAAVIKVEVVVKDSAFLWRPAPGMSNMGDALHQIIAWPIDRARLSDTTAESTKKPNVSTSNSTGSSNKVGRQKCALLDCHNSGQTVAWGRVFSTDPADKVHFIPLGPNASKVMVEVSKMDDARVWRPNSEIEVIGDAVGSTVAWPTDKVVFI; this is encoded by the exons ATGGATAAAGCTTGGGTCTGGTTACCAAGGTATAAATGTTACTGTGTTTtgcttatctttttttttatttcatttacgAAATTGTGCttcttaattaattttcatttgtGTGCATCTGACAGGAATAGTCTCGAGTATGAGCAAGGTGCAACTGAGTTTGTTTTTTCGTCATCAAGACAATTGGGTGATCTAGTTGAAATGTTCTGCCCTTGCGTTGATTGCCGCAATGTCTGCCATCAATCAAGAGAGACAGTTTTTGAGCATCTCGTCATCAGAGGGATGGATCAGAAGTACAAGAGATGTAAATATTGGAGTAAGCACGGGGATATAAGGCCAGATAAGACAGCTGATGTTCAGACGTCTGAAAATGAGGCTTATGAGTTGATGAGGACAGCTTTTATAGCGAGCGATGGCAAGACACCATTTGAGAAGCAGAATTCAGAGGATTTTGATGGTATTGAGAGGCCAGAAGAGGACGAGTTTAGGAAGAAGTTAGATGATGCCGAGACTCCACTGTACCCGACATGTCAGAAATACACCAAGGTTGCTGCTATCATGGGTCTTTACCGTATAAAAGTCAAGAGTGGGATGTCAGAGAGCTATTTCGACCAGCTAATGACATTAGTTCATGACATGCTACCTCCAGATAATGTTCTGCCTAAGTCTACGGCTGAGATGAAGAAGTTCTTAAAGGTGTTTGGTTTTGGTTATGATGTCATCCACGCCTGCAAAAATGATTGTATCCTTTATAGGAAACAGTATGCGGAGTTAGTTTGCTGTCCAAGATGTAGTGAATCAAGATGGGAAAGAGATAAGCACACTGGTGAGGAGAAGAAAGGAGTTCCATGTAAGGTGCTTAGGTATTTTCCCATaaaagagagattcaagaggATGTTTAGATCGAAACGGTTGGCTGAGGATTTGTGTTGGCACTTCAACAATGCAACTGAAGATGGATCTATGCGGCATCCTGTGGATTCTTTGACTTGGGTTCAGGCAAACGATAAGTGGCCGGAATTTGCTGCTGAAGCAAGAAACCTGAGACTAGGTCTTTCTACTGACGGGATGAATCCATTCTCGATCCAAAACACCAAGTACAGCACGTGGCCGGTTCTCCTTGTTAACTACAATATGGCGCCAACTCAGTGCATGAAAGCGGAGAACATTATGTTGACGATGTTGATACCTGGACCAACAGCACCTAGCAACAACATTGACGTGTATCTACAGCCCCTGATAGAGGACCTCAAGGACTTGTGGACCGAAGGTATTGAAGTTTATGATGCCTTTAAGAAGGAGAGTTTTAATTTAAGAGCTATGCTGCTGTGGAGTATCACAGACTACCCAGCTTTAGGGACATTAGCTGGATGCAAAGTTAAGGGGAAGCAAGCGTGTATTGTATGTGGGAAGGAGACACCGCATAGATGGCTTAAGTTTAGTAGGAAACATGTATATATGGGCAACAGGAAGCGACTGATGCCTGGTCATCCCTACAGACGTAGAAAGGGTTGGTTTGACAACACAGTGGAGTCTGGTGTTTCAAAGAGGATTCAGAGTGGGAAAGAAATATTTGACAGCCTTAGAGGATTTAGAAATGATTTTGGAAGACCATTAGCTAAAAAGGGGAAGCGTAAAAGGGCTGAAGCAGAAGATGACGATGATGAAGCTGCAACAGCTGAAGAAatcgaagaagatgatgatttaTGGAGGTGGAAAAAAAAGTCTATCTTCTTTGACTTACCATATTGGAAG GAAATGCCTGTCAGGCATAACATAGATGTTATGCACGTCGAGAAGAACGTCTCAGACGCACTACTATctattattatgaataatgCAAAATCAAAGGATGGGTTGAAAGCAAGAAAAGATTTAGAAGACATGGGAATCAGGAGCAACTTACATCCAGAGAAGCGTGGGAAGAGAACTTATTTGCCTCCAGCTGCATTCTGGCTTTCCaaggaagagaaaaaaaaattctgtagACGGCTATCCAAGTTTAGAGGCCCCGATGGATATTGTGCAAATATATCCAATTGTGTCTCGTTGGATCCTCCCAATATCGGCAGCATGAAGTCACATGACCATCACGTTCTTTTGCAGAACCTTTTTCCTGTGGCATTGAGAGGTTTATTGCCTAAAGGACCTCGGATAGCTGTCAATCGTATCTGCAACTACTTCAACAGACTTTGCCAACGAGTTATTGATCCAGAGAAGCTACTGACTCTAGAATCTGAGATTGTAGAAACAATGTGCCAGTTGGAGAGATTTTTTCCACCATCACTCTTCGACATTATGTTTCACCTTCCTCTCCATCTAGCTAAAGAAGCACGCTTGGGTGGCCCTGTGCACTTCAGATGGATGTATCCGTTCGagag ATATATGAAGACTCTAAAAGCTTATGTCAAGAATTTTGCACGACCCGAAGCTTGTATGGCTGAGGGATATTTGTCTAGTGAATGCATTGCGTTTTGTATGGAGTTCCTTCGAAAATCTGTTCCAGTCCAAGAAGCAATTAATAGAAATGAAGATATTGAGGCAATTCAGAATGTCCTTGAAGGAAGACCATTACAGAAAGCTACAGAAGTAACCCTCACAG AAACAACAAAAGACGCTTTATGGGAAGAGATTCAG GGGAGGTTCAACTTGACAGAGGAATGGCAAAAAGATGCAGTCTTTAAGCAGATGGGTTGCTTGTGGAGGGCCTCGAAATCTAGGCTGACTTCTATAGTCCGTTCTATTAAAAACAAGGCTCAGATACAGAAAATGAAGCCTAGCAACATCCAATCTTCTTCTGCTTGGAACAGTTGGGTGAAAGCTAGGTGCACCAAAGATTTTAAG GTACAAAGTGATAAATACAGGAGACTTAGGAAGATTCAAATTCCGCACACAACAAGCCGAAAAGGCATGAGTCGCCTAGCTCATGAGATG AAAAGAAACAGCGATGATCCTAAGAAAGTTACTAGAACTAAGGTTTGGGTAGCAGGACATACGTATTCAGATGGGAGACCCGTGAATGAAGCACACGCTGAAACTATT GAAAAGATTAAGACAATTGACAGTGAAATAGATTCTAACTCCTCGGATAACATTGGTGAAGATGCTGTGAGTCAAGTTCTCGGAAAAGAGAGACCAGGAAGAGTTAGGGGGATGGGCAGAGGAGCCACTATTACGAAGATGGCTTACTTACAAGCTAGAGACAAACATGTCCAGAAGCTTGAAGCTACTCAAGCGGAATTAATTACCAAGCTTGAAAAGTTGCAAAATGTTGTTATTGACTTAGCTGGCAAAAAG aCACATAAAGATGATGTTTCTAGTTCTGAAAGAAGCGATGGTAGCAAGAGAGGAATAAGGTGCCAGATACTGGATTGGATTTCGACTGATGATGTGGTTGTAGGTGAAGGAGAATACTACTCAAGTGAACCCACATATAAGATTGGTCGAATTCCTCTGGGTCCTAATGCGGCCGCTGTAATTGTCAACTCTGTAGCAGTCGAAGATGCATGTGTCTGGAGACCAACTACAAGTATTGGAACACTTGCTGAAGCTGTAGGAGTTAAAATTGCATGGCCATCCGACAAGTTAATATTGGACGATGTTATTGACTTCTCAAAACATGCTAACACTGTCGGGTCAGAG ACTATGGATGCATCAGTAGGAAGGGTACAAATATTTGATTATTGGAATGTAGAAGATGAGTTGATTGCTGAGGGTGTACTGGTGTCAACTGAACCTAACCAATTGGTGAACGATATTCCGCTTGGACCGAATGCTGCAGTTATAAAAGTTGAAGTAGTTGTTAAAGATTCTGCTTTCTTATGGAGACCAGCGCCTGGAATGTCAAACATGGGTGATGCACTACATCAGATCATTGCTTGGCCAATTGATAGGGCACGACTATCTGATACAACTGCTGAATCAACCAAGAAACCTAACGTG AGTACTAGTAACAGCACTGGTAGTAGCAACAAAGTTGGTAGACAGAAGTGTGCTCTCTTGGACTGTCATAACTCTGGACAGACAGTAGCTTGGGGTCGTGTGTTTTCAACAGATCCAGCAGACAAGGTTCATTTCATCCCTTTAGGTCCCAATGCTTCTAAGGTCATGGTAGAGGTTTCCAAGATGGATGATGCACGAGTGTGGAGACCAAACTCTGAAATTGAAGTCATAGGTGATGCAGTAGGGAGCACAGTGGCGTGGCCTACTGATAAGGTTGTTTTCATATGA